A segment of the Petroclostridium xylanilyticum genome:
TTTTTTCATCTGGCTTCTTTATATTACTAACTATTTTTAGACCTTTTTTCTCTGTATAATAAAGGTTCAAAATATATTTTGTCCCATTACAAATAAAAAATAGCTGGATACCGTAAGGAATTTCTTTGTATGTATCCAATTGAAAGCCGCTGTTTATTGCTTCCGGCAGCTTTTTATCCAATAATTTGTTTAAATATTCTATCGAACAATACTGCATATCATCACTCCGTTTAAAAACAAAAGCAGCCATTATCTGACTGCTTTTAATCTGGCAAGTTCATTCCAATTATTTGAAGTTACAATTTCCACCGTTGTCAGGTCTTTTCTTATTGCCTTGATTTCTCCGCTCATTTCTGCAATCTCGTGAAAAATTTTGTCGTGCTCGGCTTTATTTACCTGCGCCGAATGCTCCAATGCCTTCAGGATTTGTGTGTTTTCATCCAGCTGAATTTTTATTGCAGCAATATCTTCTTTAATCACATCTATGTCATTTACCTTTTCTTTAATTACGTCTATGTCTTTTACCTTTTCTTTGATTACATCTATATCTTTTACTTTTTCTTTGATCTCGTCTATATCTGCCATCTGTTTCTTCATGTATTCAATGTCACTTTTCATTCCTGCCAGCAATTCTAAAATCTGCTGCTCCACCATCCCTCACTCTCCTTTTAACTTAGTTTTCCTATATCAATCATTATACCTTAACAGATTTTTAAATACAAGCTGTGAAATTTAAGAACCATCTCCAATTTTCCTTGTCATAATACTGCCTCAGCATGGCGTGCCACATGGCAGCTTATATTTACGGCCACCGGCAAGCCGGCAATATGGGTAGGAAAAGTTTCAATGTTCACTGCAAGTGCCGTGGTTGTCCCCCCCAATCCCTGCGGTCCAATCCCAAGCCTGTTTATCTTTTCCAGCAGTTCCTGCTCGAGACTTCCATAATACTCATTATGGCTTCTTTGATTGATTGGCCGTAACAGAGCTTTTTTGGCAAGATATGCCGCTTTTTCCATGGTCCCTCCTATTCCAACCCCTACCACTATGGGAGGACATGGATTTGCTCCGGCCCGGTCTACCGTTTGAATAACAAAATCTATTACACCCTTTACACCATCTGAAGGCTTAAGCATTTTTACTGCGCTCATATTCTCACTGCCAAAGCCTTTAGGCGCTGCAATTATTTTAATTTTGTCTCCCGGCACAATGTCATAATGTATGACAGCCGGTGTATTATCGCCTGTATTTACCCTGTCCAATGGATCTTTTACCACCGATTTCCGCAGATAGCCTTTTTCGTATCCCCTTCTTACACCTTCATTAATTGCATCAGTCAAACTGCCTCCAACGATATGGGCATCCTGTCCAGCTTCTACAAAGATAACCGCCATCCCCGTGTCCTGGCAAATGGGCATATTCTGCTCTTTCGCAATTTCTGCATTTTCTATCAGCTTATTTAATATGTCCTTTCCAACCGGTGATTTTTCACTTTCCATAAAATTTTGAATTCCATACTTAATATCCTCATTAAGATAATAGTTTGCATCTATACATAATTTTTCAACTGTTTCAATAACTTGATTCGCATTGATTTCACGCATT
Coding sequences within it:
- a CDS encoding fumarate hydratase, with amino-acid sequence MREINANQVIETVEKLCIDANYYLNEDIKYGIQNFMESEKSPVGKDILNKLIENAEIAKEQNMPICQDTGMAVIFVEAGQDAHIVGGSLTDAINEGVRRGYEKGYLRKSVVKDPLDRVNTGDNTPAVIHYDIVPGDKIKIIAAPKGFGSENMSAVKMLKPSDGVKGVIDFVIQTVDRAGANPCPPIVVGVGIGGTMEKAAYLAKKALLRPINQRSHNEYYGSLEQELLEKINRLGIGPQGLGGTTTALAVNIETFPTHIAGLPVAVNISCHVARHAEAVL